In Coffea eugenioides isolate CCC68of chromosome 4, Ceug_1.0, whole genome shotgun sequence, the genomic stretch CCTCTTCTATTGCTGTAACAAAGATgaatcttgaagtcttgaagcTACATTGAAGTTGGAAATGCTGTGGCTACATCAAATTTTCTTGTAACTAagttgcccttttttttttttttgttaaatgaGTGGGTGGTCTTGAAGTTAAGATTTCATACTTACAGACATTTCCATCTTATCATTCAACCCAACCCTTCTCCTCCTCTGGAATGATTAAACGAGAACAAGCTCTCTATCATATTAAAACTAACGACAAAATATATAACATTTGCAAACATGAATATACAAAGCTGTCAAAAACTAATAAAGTAACGTACGTGAAAGGTTACATATTTACGTTTAAGATTCTTATATGGAAATTTTTATTCagtaaaaatcattttttttcttaaaaataggTTGTCACTAAGCTGCTACTTAACGCGTTCAAATGTTAGTAATATAATTTTTGGATACTCTTTTTGGAAAGTTTTCTTGAGTTTTAGGAAGATATTCAATACACATCTCCGAACTACTTtattatttcacatatattgtATCTCAAAAATGCattatgttatttattttctaaaaaaaaaatcccaaaaaaagaATACAATCTACACAGTTTAAgctttgttataattcatttcTTTCAGAAACCTAATGATCTCAAAATAGGAAGGCCTATGACCTTGAATGCCCACACCAAGTATTTGTGTAGATCTTAACTTTACTAGTAGACTAAACCCCTTGGCTCTTTAATCTCCCGCGATAATCATagtaaaaaaaatgtttctctcttgaatttataatttaaatcaaacaaaaatgtagaaaagtaTTAATTTTGTGTAACAAAAATCAGTCTTAAAAAGatgaaaaccaaaaaaaatctaTCAAGAGATGCAACGAAATAATGCCAGTCCAATGCAGAGCAATTCCTTGGGTTGATCCAAGGCCCAATGGAGCCCAAAAAAAGAACAACGCAAATGCTGTCGTTTCACCGGTTTAATCTTCTTTGAAAAACAGTTAATTCGTTTTATCCGCTCATATGCTGTCCTCTGCTCAGACTCTCTTAGCCACTCAAAAATGGCACTCAACACTAATCAAATCCTCTACAACACCCCCGCCAGGACGCCATGCACCAACGGCCCTCTCCGCCGTACGATTCTACTACCACCATTGTCATCTCCAAGAACCCATCATCTGACCGTAGTCTCAGCTTCAAAGAAGCTGTCTTCATCAAGAACAGGCAAGTTTGACAGCAAGAAGAGAAGAAGCTCGGTTTCAACTACAGAAGAAGCTGAAGAAGCGCCAAAGCTTAAAGAACTTGATCGGACGGCTGATATTGATGGTAGTGGCTCAACTGTAACCGTTGATGATGGGTTTGTGATGCCGGAGCTTCCTGGTGAAAAGCCTGATTTTTGGGAAGGTCCTCAATGGGATACTCTTGGATTCGTCATCCAGTACTTGTGGGCCTTTGGCATTGTTTTCGCGGTAATTTAGTTGATTCTTTCTTGtctgtacattttttttttgttaatttactCAATTTATGCTCAAATGTTAATTTGATTGGTTCGAGTACTGAACAATCGAAAGTGAGATGAAATTAAGCAAAAGTAATAGATTTACATTAGCACAATTTATTGTACTAGGTGGGTTGGTAACGAGAAAGCTTGATTAAAGTAATGTTTGTTTGGGAGAAAGCTAGCTTTTCTTGTTCATTGTTCTTTCTTGTATTAAAATGGTGGTTGTTCTGTTCAACTCATGACGAGGAAGGGAAGAGATGGTGAGCTGAGGTAGTTGGAAATAGGAAGTTAGGTGGATTCAGTTCTACTTGCTTCAAAAATAAACTCATTCCACCACAGAATGGAAAGGAATACAAAGAAAAACACATCTAAAGGAAAAGCAAGAATATTGTATTTGCCAATAAACTTTTAGGACTATTGTGTTCCCTACATATTGTGCAATATTTGATATTTCTAGTTTTGTTTATGGACGAATAATTTAGCTCCCATATAGTGGGATGCCTaggtctcttttcttttctttttcttgttccaGTTTTTATTGTTAACCCATTTGAGAAAAGATTTTCCCTCCTCGTCAACTGCAGCAACTAAAGAAATGCATCAAGTGGATTAGATTCCTATTAAGTCAGGTCTGTCAATTTATAGCTGCTCTTCAATGATATCACGTTATGGGGATGGAGAATAGAAACCAACTTTGATGAAGTATAGTTAGAAAAAGTTGTCAACGTGGTCATGTTTATAAGGATGCTCAAGAATAAAGACACTGATAGCGAACTAAGGTTACTAATTAGCTGAAAATGGTTTTCGAAGTCATATCCGGGCGCCAAGTTATACAGGTCATGATGTCGCAATTCATGTGCTTGTTTCTCGTGTGATTAGGCAGTTGAAGGAGAAGATGGCCCCCTCAAATTATCACTCTATTGTTCCCTAAGAATGCAGGGATTCTGAGTGGATGTTTCACACTGGCCAAGAAAAAGTTATCCCAGTCAAAGGCCAGGATAGATTCTTTACATTTTGCATGTATCACTACTTCTGATAGTTATTAGCACCATATCCGACTGCTCGTGTGGAAAGACAGCAAAGAGAACAATAAAGCACCCAATATCTTGTCTCTAGAGCCTCGATACAAAACATATAGGATGAACTTCATATAATTATAGAATCTGGAACACAAAAAGATTGCACTCATAGTTTCATAGTACAGTTTCATAATAGTTTCAATGTGAAATTTGGTGAGAAGAATATCGCAAGAGCTCACAGGACCTGGAAAAGCCGTATTACATCTAAAGATAGGGTTGATTCTGGCTTATTTATTAATGGCATCAGTCTTATTGGAGATTCATCTTATACAGGTTTTTCTTCTTGTAGATTTGCACTGCCTAACAAGTTTGAAGGAATTCATGATGAATTTGTCTTCTTTTGTTTGCAGTTAATTGCTTGTGGCATTGCTGTGGCTACATATAATGGGGGAGCAACAGATTTCAAAGACACACCAGCATACAAGGAATCAATCCAATCTAGAGAGCTTTTAGAAGAACCAGAGGCCTCTGGCTCAGATGTTTTTGAGTCTAATCCGACTGAGGAAGCGCCTAGTTTGGAATAACTATTCTGGCTTTGGCTGACATGAAATTGTGATAAATTCTAAGGTATCTTGAATTCTGTGTCTATCttctatttgttttcttttggattaCATTGGTATAGAAATGATATGCACTGAAGTTGTGAAACTTAAAGAATTCAGTAGCTTCAATGAGGAAATACACATTATTTCTGCTCCAATTTATACCTGTATGCTGCCTTTGCATCTCTCAGTTCAACTGATCTCAAGGAGTTGCAATGAGATCATGGAAGAAGTTTGTGTTTCAACTGCAAATAGTTGTACATTGCATATTTGGTATCTTCTCTGTCTAATTGCAAGTTTGCCAGATATTGGAGAAAGAGGCATCTTTTTGGTTCACTGAAGAATATTTATTGGTATGGGTATTGTTTCATTGACAGGTCAACAGTTTCTAGctaaaatttggagttttgatgCAATTTCGTAATAACAAAAATAAGCCTATCACACTGTTGGTTATCTGAAGTTCTTGTGAAGCCGAGCCATACCCGATTGAGGGGACTGATAATGACTTCTGCCCTATGTTTTTGGCTGATGAAGCTTAAGCCTCCCACAAAGACTTGATCTTCTCCTGGCCAAAAACCAAAAGATGTGGTTGATTCAATGGCTTGAAAGAAGTATCAGAATTTTAGTTTGTCATCTGAGTGCATAAGGCTAAAAACTACCAATTCAAGCTGAAGGTGCATTTATGCCATAGTCTGTTAATAAACAAGCAGAGTGTTTCTCTTGTGCATACAATGATAGGTGCATCACCAAATCAAGCACCCATATTATTCTCAAGATACATCCTAAACGAGAACATAACATATATTTCAGGTTTGTTGCTGCCAACATTACCTCAGAATTATACATGGTTGCAAACTGTCCTTTATCTAATTTTTCCATCTAGTTGTCCGTCTATCTCTGAACTAGTTGTGCAACTGGTCAGTGATAGCTATTCTGGATTAGTGCCATATCACAAGCTTTAAAAGATCAGTTCTTCTTTCAAGTAATTAAATAGCAACTTTGCTTTGAAAGCTGTTGTATCCAgatcttttattgttttgggaCAAATCCAGTTATAAGGGATGACCCTACAGAGAAAAATGCTGTCTGAACCTGGGGCTTCTTTAATATGCAATGTTTTGCTTTCGGTAGTTATACATAGCATGATGGCATAGGAGGTAAGAGCTTCTTTAATGTACAAGATTTTGCAGTTTGATACTTATAAAGAATTTATAGAGCTACAGAATTAAGCTACAACATCAAACTGCTAATAAGTTCCACAACAACAAGCTAATTGAGATTAAACTGTGCTGAACTTATTTTAGCAATGGATATACGACATATAGTAACTAATTACTATGAACTGACCCAAGGCTTAGAATGTAAGAAACATGATATTCCAAGCCTCTAAAGTGTATGTCATCCCAAGCAAGAGCATTTCAGCTATCAATGCAACCACCAAGTGATTTATTGCATTCAAATTTGCTACACTATGCGGGATGGATCCCAGGATGCCAGTCGTTGGCGATACTGTGATCATTGGAGAGGCtgaaatcaagaaacaagttaAGATTGTTAGAGCTTGCGTGTATGACAACAAAGAAACTAAACC encodes the following:
- the LOC113767647 gene encoding uncharacterized protein LOC113767647, coding for MALNTNQILYNTPARTPCTNGPLRRTILLPPLSSPRTHHLTVVSASKKLSSSRTGKFDSKKRRSSVSTTEEAEEAPKLKELDRTADIDGSGSTVTVDDGFVMPELPGEKPDFWEGPQWDTLGFVIQYLWAFGIVFALIACGIAVATYNGGATDFKDTPAYKESIQSRELLEEPEASGSDVFESNPTEEAPSLE